Sequence from the Sardina pilchardus chromosome 15, fSarPil1.1, whole genome shotgun sequence genome:
ttgtgtgcgcgcacgcgcttgtgaatgcacatgtgtgcttactgAGACTTGCCAAATGCATGTGTCCTTACctgaggtagagaaagagagagtttgtgtagtgtgtgtgcgtttctttAGGACTGTACGTTTTCTCGCTTAAAATATCAATGGATTATTGTCCAGCAAATAATTGGACTTGAAAGCATTTTGCCAGTAGGCGTATGTCATTGTGTTAAGCATCAGGCTATGCCCTCTCATGCGTACATGTAGTGGTTTTCAGACAATCTTAAGGTGGTTTTAGGTGGAAAGTACACGCGTTTTGTGGTTGTCAGGTTGAGGCTGCATGGAGGGCAAATGTAGGTTGCAAATGAATGCCATCTGAAACAGAATCGAAGTTACAAAaggttgtgtgttgtttctttgGCATTTTGGTGACTCAAACAATTATTTTGCCTTTCCTGTTACAAGAACTGTCGCTTGTTTATCTCGCTTTTCtgttaaagtaggctagtagCCTATAGAATGAATGAGCCAATTTCTAGGTTGGTCATTTCAGGTTTTCCCACATTcaaatctaaattaatcataTTGTCATATGCTTATTGTATCATATTAATTTGTCTAACATAGGCTGAGTCTGTCGTTATATTATTAGCAGTTTCGGGTGGGGCACTATTACTGGTCAACGAACCTGTATCAGTGCGCTTAGCTGTCGATGAAATTTTGGCACTCATGAGTAGTGCAGATTCTGTGGTAATGCAACCATGCTGTTTTATGCCGCTAGGGGGCATGGTTGCACTGCAACTTCCTGATGAGTCCAGAAGAAGAATAGAATCCCTTTTGAAGcaccattacagtttttcagaattgctagaacacctttttcagaactctttacctttttctcaaaactgtgaacacaaaactcatttctcaaactacattctcaaaacccttcaatcttgttgcaaaactgaacaatttaaatcacctcaaaacacttttaacgttgctcaaaactaactaattgtctcaaatcattgaacacaccAGGGAAAATTACACttctgcagagcagtgataagacaatgcACCAAACAacggaagacacagttttcagggccgggtatatggctcctggaggaattgtatgtaattcTACTGTAACTCCTCTAACACATCATGCAACACCATAGATATATTGATGCAACACAATATATTGTATGTCTAAATAGCCAAATGTCGTAGAGGCCGAACGAGCTATGAGAAAAGGTATAGCCAGAGTTTTCATTTCATgccattttaatgttttttttttcagtgataGCCTACAAAGCCTGAAAATATATATAACCTATATTCACTTAGATTAGATTAGTTTGGTCATTgttattgtgcagagtacaagtaggcctacaaagacaactaaatgcagtttgcatctaaccagaagtttttaaaaaaagtgcaatgtgatatataggtatagacaggtggtgcacaattaaatatagtgcagtgtagacattATACAGTTGATTTACAGAAGGTTTAGAATAGTTTAGTATGTAAATATCTTGTTATGAAGTAGTTATAACCAATGACTATAATTACAACCTACAAACAACAGAAGACAAGTTAGACTAGAATATGAAAGAAAATAATGTCAAAATAATGTCAAAATTGAGTGGGAAGTTGGTTCCAGTTTGCAGGCATGTTATTGAGTGGAGAGGGGTACGATCAATTAGCACAAGACCTATTCTAATTTCTAGTAATCTATTACATTTTACTTTGTTTCTATCATTATAATGTttacacaacatacaacacacagcacTTCATGGGGGAGGCTGTCGTCAGCATCTGCGCACAGATTCACAGACGTCTGAGAACTGATGGCGAAACGTGAGCCCCATCACGTCTGTTCTTTGATTTTTCCAGGGAATTGTCTGACTCATCTGAAGTCTTAATCCACCAGAGGGCGCTGGGGACGTTTTCTAACTGAGCACACGTACATTTCTTCATCGCTGAGAACGCACTGAACTGTGATTGGCGGAGATAGTATGTCTGTGAGTATGTTGTCCAATAGGCTTTGATTTTTCAGCAGAGTTTTGTAGTGTTGTCGCTGAAAGAGCAAACCTCCCTACCTCCTCCAAGAGTTGTCAACTGATCAGGATCCAACTGTAAACATTTGATAGAACCTGTCAGATTGGGGTGCGGCCGCTGAATGCGTTTGTTGTTGAGACGGTAAGAATGTTGTAGCCTTCAGCAGCAGCTTAATGCGGAGCAGAGGAAGGGGTCTGGTATGCCATTGTTCTACTATGTAAAGCTAACGTTGCAGCGACGCGGTCATTGGATCTGGATCTGTAGACTAATTACAGTATGCTACCATCGAGCTATAATGACACTTGTCTTGACCCCTTATTTATTCGGGCAGGTGCAAGGTCGAAGCAGAACTTTTCAAGATTGCTTTTAAACTGTGTCCATATGACATGGGTTTATTCGACACTAAGGTAGTAACCCAAAGGATAGCTTCACTGCTCTGTTAGAATAGCCTTAAGCTATCGTCTACAAGTGTGCGAAAGTCAATCAAAGTTCATAGCCTACTACCTCACTTTCGCGGCACGTTACAAACGCGTGCGCACAGGCTGATccacctccctctgtgtgtcacTGGGCCCACTCACTGTTTGGTTTCCCCGACGCTGGTGTTGGAAGGAATAAACcaactaggctacttaaaaGGTGCAGTGCAAAGACTGGTAGTACCTGTCTGTAGCATGCAAATCATGCAGAGTCCTGTGTAGCGTGGAAGAAATAGTGCATTTAGCCTATGCATTCATGCATATTTGGAAAAGAACAGCCAACCTCTATTTTCATTTTAgactacactcttaaaatgaatgtgttggggACACACTGCTTTtgctatttgttacacaatatgtgctGGAAATAgcacaacacattcgttttaagagtgtaaaCTAATTTGCGTAAAGTATGACAGTGGTGTGGTGCTGAGGAGCCAGGCTAGTCACACTGATGTGAAGCCAGCTGTGTGTTCTCCACAGACCCATGTGTAGCTCCAAACCTCTTCATTCCATCTGTGATGTGGTTGGCTGATATCAGCACCATAAATCTCTTTGGTTACACTTTACatggtatctacataagagtgacatgacactgtcatgaagatgttataaacattataattctctttttttttttgtcaaactaggtgtcataaacattataaacaagacaTACATGTAAATGTTTGACACAACACTTCTGTCATTCGGTTTTCGTCATGACAAGTTAGAGTTACAGTAGGGTTTAGGTTCATTTGCCATGACAGTTTTGTGTTTATGACAGTGTCGTGcttatgacagtgtcatgtcactcttaataccttcaagtaaagtgttaccatctCCTCTTTAGTAGTTCTGAATTCTGATTaaaaatagttaaaaaaaattaaaaaggtCAAATCAGATGAAATATTTTGTTAGTCATACTCTGTCCTGTAAGGCAGGGTCATATCTAATCACTTGAATGATGGCGTGAGGTGCATTAAGTGCCACTGCTAGTTAGTTCACTTTTTAGTTAAAATATACCATAACCTAAAGGTTGATAGAGGAAAGGTTGGTTACAATGTTATTCACACGTTTCCTCATTCCTCACACTGTGGAGTCTTGAgtcttgcaagtgtgtgtgtgtgtgtgtgtgtgtgtgtgtatgatgaccTCATTCAGCCCCTCCTTCTATTTTGCACTACTGTATAAGAATACTGCAGGTCCAGGAAGTGACAGTGCATTTCCCAGGGCTCTAGCACAGGTGAGAGTTGCTAaacttttatttgtattttcatatgtgtgtgtgtgtgtgtgcgcgcgtgtgtgtgtgtgtgtgtgtgtgtgtgtgtgtatgtgtgtgtgtgtgtgtgtgtgtgtgtgtgtctgtgtctgtgtctgtgtctgtgtctgtgtgtctgtgtctgtgtctctcactctcactctcagtgCATAAGTGTAACTCCTCCTGATGATTGTCAGCCGGTTGACCTGTAGGGCACTGACCTCCCACCTATGTGCTGGACGAGGACGGCCAAGAGTAGAGATGACCCGACCAAGCTCaggtaacactcacacacacacacacacacacacacacactcacatcaactcACACTCGTTTACTGCACACATCTAGATGTAACCCACATTTATGTCTGTAACTCTCTCATTAATCCCCTAAAATGCGCCTGCTGGTATTTGGAACGCATTGTGTCTACTGTTATGTGTGTGCCACTGACTGATAAGGTCATGTTGACTGCTGCCGCTTCAAAGTACTCAGGAGGTACCTATGGTTAATGCAGaatgcatacagtaggccttAATTCAATGTATTAGTCATACTGCTTAATTAGCATGACGAGTACAGAGTTTGTGTCTGTAATCTTGACTGCTGCTCTGGTTTCTTCAGTGGCCTCTGTTTCTTTGTCGAAGCTAATCAGTGAAAGGTTAATGAAAGCTGACCAACAGCATCATCTTCCCTTTCAACTGAATTTGTCAGACAAGATTGCAGTGTTCACCACgagtgctttttttttacaaaggaaTAAACCATAGTTCTTGTAGTTTTGTGGttagaaacaattacatttgttGACACGTGCTTGTAGCAGCTGGCCAGATCTGTTTTAAAACCCCTAGGCCACATCCTATCAAATGGACTGTCATAACATTATGATCATAATAATGTTGAGCAACAGCATCATCAGCTGTTAATCGGGGTAGGTGATTTTGAGACTGTAATAAATACGGTGTTATGCTCACTTAGATCCTATGACAAACTGACATTATTTGTGACAAGATCAATGAATCCCATCTCAACGAGGAATTGAAAGTGTAGGGCAGGCAAACTATAATACATAAACAATTTAATAATCTGAATATGCCTAATGAAAGGCATTTGTTACTTTGAAACTGGGTACTGACACTTACAATGTACAGCTAACACACCAGCTGACActaacaatatacagtatagtttACATCTAGGTGCTGACACTAACAATGTTTAGTTTACATCTTGTTTACATCTTGCTGAATGTTCAAGTAGACATACTGGCAGATATCAGATCTATATTCTGTGGAAATAAAAGTTTTCAGATGGAAAACTGGATTTTCTTATTAGGTTACATTCACTCTTTACCCCAAgaaaatagcctacatatgGTATGGTGATGCTAAAAAAAACCTGCAACTGCAAATTCGGTTAGTCTCAGGTAACAATAGTATTCAATGTTAATTAGATTGAGATTATATCCTATATATGATTTTGTTTTCTCAGAACAATTCTGGGAACAAACTGTAGGCTATACGTGACAGCTAATATATCCAGCATGCACCAACCATGTATTTACATCATAGATGACATTTGGCTATGCATGCATTTCATTCATGTTGAACATCTAAGACttccgtaatttcccaactattagccgcaacttattcattgattttgcaaaatttctttcagctatgaggttaatacacaagggcagtgtagtatagtattaatatggttttgtttcttttaacttgcataaaacaccatCCTACGTCTAATACACaatggctaatacacaggaaattactttgCCTGTTCCTGGACACTTTCAATGGATTTAACAATTTAAAAGAAACTAAAAGCCTGCCAGGACATCAGTTAACTTTTGGGATATCTTAGACAGATTAATTGCATTAACCCTTAAAACAGGGTTATctcaggccccagccgtggcgcaactggctggggcacctgcaccgcacgccggcgacccgggttcgattcccgccacgtggtcctttccggatcccaccccaactctctcacccattcgcttcctgtctctctctactgtcctgtcaaaaattaaaggcacaaaagcccaaaaaatatacttttaaaaaaaacagggtTATCTCTGCTTCATTGGTAACACTGACATGTGTAGTCATAATGTACCTCTCTTCCAATCAACGGAATGTCATATTTTGTCAGATGAGTCAGACCTGATTATTTTTGATTGGTGGATGCATATGTTCTCTGGCATGCCATGTCATGTCGTCAGGCAGAATTCCTTTCTCACCAGTACAGATAGTGATCATAGTTGTGGGCACTCAAACTGTGGGCGCATTGTTCACTAATGGACCAACACCACAATAGCACTCCTGAGCCGAAGGTGCTGTGACATTAGATCTGTAGGCGAgtaaactgtctctctctcacacacgcacacacacgcacacacacgcacacatgcacacccacactcacacacattttgtgctCAAGGTGGTTTCCCAGTTGAGTTATTGTGTGCCTTGATAAGTCAGGCATTTCCTTGATCCCTGCCCCTTGATGCGTGTGATACATTTTGTGTCACAATAAGTTACAAATCTacttcagataaaaaaaaaagctcttgaaaagctagtgtgtgtttattgggtgtgtgtgtgcgtgtttaagCCGCATTGCCATTGAACGCAATGTGATAGCCAATATTCCCAGATTATTGTTATGATATTATCATTCAGCGATTCTTTCAGCTCTCTGAAACAGTTGACCTTTGTGCTAATTTGTTTTAGACTGTGGGGTTCTGAAGAGCTATTTAAATGTAATCACTTGGAAGTGTTCACTGGCAATGATGACTGCGTGAACAGCACCCAGCATGGTGGCATTGAACAGACCAACAATAGCTCGAATTCAGCCCAATGTCCATTTGTTGTTTGTGGTTTGATAGATAGAAACATATTATAAATTGAAGATGAGATAATGGGTTATGGTTGAGGCACTTGCCAAATTGTTGCATTTTGACCAAAccaaaaatgtttgttttctctctgtgtgtgtgtgtgtgtgtgtgtgtgtgtgtgtgtgtgtgtgtgtgtgtgtgtgtgtgtgtgtgtgtgtgtgtgtgtgtgtgtgtgtgtgtgtgtgtgtgtgtgtgtgtgtgtgtgtgtgtgtgtgtgtgtgtgtgcttgtgtgtgtgtgtgtgtgtgtatgtgtgtttgtgtgtgtgtgtgcgtgtgcacgtgcagACCTAGCAGAGTTCCGTAAACTATTTGCGAAAGCACAACACATCGCGATCATCACCGgatcaggagtcagtgctgagAGTGGAGTCCCTACATTCAGAGGAGCAGGGGGCTACTGGAGAAAATGGCAGGCacaggtacacaaacacacacacacacacacacacacacaaatggagagagagagacacacgcggagagagagagagagacacacacacacagagagaagcataTTGGCTAAGACTAATTTGCATGTattcatacataaacacacataggtGGACATGGAAGCAAACATGGCAaaagtcatactgtatgtgccataTATCTTGGTGGATGTATAGCGACATTCACGCACACTCCCACCCCATAATTGACATTATGAATAAAATACTAGTTGAACTATAACTGTGTGATTGATATTTGATGATCAGTCATGAAAATTAgcccataaataaataaaatagcctGACCTTTCCTGTCAGTGTATCACCTACATTTTGAAAATTAAAATCAGtgactctctctcgctcccattTTCCCTCATTTTCTCTTTTCGGCCTTACTCTAAtgttctccctcttttctcaaCTCTGATCACCAATCTCTCTTTAtcaaccctctctccttctctccctccctcttccactctctctttctctctccctcacatttCTTTCGCTCTTTTACCACCCCCTcgccttctttccttctttctttctctttttctctctccacctttctttctctttgtcactctctctctctttctctctctctctttcaggatTTGGCCACTCCTTCAGCGTTTTCCCGCTCTCCGTCGTTGGTGTGGGAATTCTACCACTATCGCCGTGAGCTCATGCTCTCCAAACAGCCCAATGCAGCGCACATCGCCATCGCTGAGTGTGAGGCACGACTGGCCAAACAGGCAAGAGCAGACAtgccccgtacacacacacacacacacacacacacacacacacatccatacagatATACACATCTACTGTAGATACTCACTCTCTAGATCttgttttttaaattatttttttattgattcATAATTATTGTCCGTTAAAACACACTcatggggggcgctgtggcacagcaggctacagtgcTCATACCATatgcgggtccgagtgcccacggggacccaggttcgaatccggcctgcggtcatgtcccgatcccaccccatctctctctcccacttgtttcctgtctacctcttcactatcctgttataataaaggcaaaaagcccaaaaatatatactttaaaaaacacacacactcattcagatATGTGCCTGGAAACCTTTTGTGTTGCAGGGTCGTTCCGTGGTGGTGATCACCCAGAACATTGACGAGCTGCATCGCCGTGCCGGCTCCAAGAATGTTCTGGAGCTCCACGGTAAGAGCCTGGCCTTTAGGCCCTTGTTAGTCTGGTTATCACCGTGcttagctcaatcttttaagattgaacattagtatggggagtctgcactttatttctactgcacaagaggcgtgctcTTTTAGTGGAGGGGCAGcactgtcgagctctattggcatcgttcaaatcatgactccgtatgcttggatagtccttcaaccaatcagaccaacgatccggtgcatcttttggattgGAGCCAacggttctggcagggaacagaggagatagatgtgcaggtttccagcccgagctgccgggcgaaatccaaattggcCGGCAGggcaggcagggttcacccagcctaagccCTTGTTACACCAGGCCC
This genomic interval carries:
- the sirt5 gene encoding NAD-dependent protein deacylase sirtuin-5, mitochondrial → MIVSRLTCRALTSHLCAGRGRPRVEMTRPSSDLAEFRKLFAKAQHIAIITGSGVSAESGVPTFRGAGGYWRKWQAQDLATPSAFSRSPSLVWEFYHYRRELMLSKQPNAAHIAIAECEARLAKQGRSVVVITQNIDELHRRAGSKNVLELHGSLFKTRCTMCGNIAVNMKSPICPALEGKGAPDPKAVDARIPVENLPRCEQSGCNGLLRPNVVWFGETLDSDVLTAAEREFDMCDLCLVVGTSSIVYPAGMFAPQVASRGVPVAEFNMEDTPATMSFRFHFDGQCGSTLPPALERHETELI